Proteins encoded by one window of Gloeocapsa sp. PCC 73106:
- a CDS encoding toll/interleukin-1 receptor domain-containing protein, with the protein MEEKLNLVVFPTRTPLGQELAQAVKKQAEEKYGFHVFVHEYDPSHQFIYAQQFISACANADAIVLDATMEDAAEKHNYRFVPPCSLLERLLIVSRSYVPLNFKGAIEGGAAKYSDPYTPLGQKTNQSILDWLDGELQKISKNPRKYNFFQKIIPWYIRFTVEQWRKVGQSEPLYRKKNQVFISYRSRHHARVIELAQRLKNEEKYRDTFIFYLDPGELVYEDELLSPLRRWQLLSMIQDHIIASREVWLYLTEDYLDSWWTKGEVLSTLRFTSQGDLPDKLKIYDPRMDVVYPIDLQHLPKLSEDHIKRMNLYQTNSHPDMMAPEVLDRNQLVEEEIWSRIPAIRRLFMLDEPAFSSEFWDYYIVPCGLEKKRPTNHRTVPDIPQFYEDLKSIDINDFLKFFREGDLIVSLEQLQRAARGTETLTCPNSSTLLIISEQKPRYIWVPQPFTAKKDGFVGRLKELPVFRLINRI; encoded by the coding sequence ATGGAAGAAAAATTAAACTTAGTTGTATTTCCAACACGAACTCCTCTGGGTCAAGAGTTGGCTCAGGCAGTGAAAAAGCAGGCTGAAGAAAAGTACGGATTTCACGTATTTGTTCATGAATATGATCCATCGCACCAATTTATCTATGCACAGCAGTTTATTTCTGCATGTGCTAATGCTGATGCTATTGTACTCGATGCAACGATGGAGGATGCTGCTGAGAAACATAACTATAGATTCGTACCGCCGTGTAGCTTACTCGAAAGGTTATTGATAGTATCCAGATCCTATGTTCCTCTTAACTTTAAAGGTGCTATTGAAGGAGGAGCAGCAAAATATTCAGATCCTTATACACCGCTAGGACAGAAGACAAATCAGTCTATCCTTGATTGGCTTGACGGAGAGTTGCAGAAAATTTCTAAAAATCCTCGGAAGTATAACTTTTTCCAAAAAATTATACCGTGGTACATTCGATTTACTGTTGAACAATGGAGGAAAGTTGGGCAGTCAGAACCCCTTTATAGAAAAAAGAACCAAGTATTTATCAGCTACCGTTCGAGACATCATGCTAGGGTAATAGAACTCGCTCAACGTCTTAAAAATGAGGAAAAGTATCGTGATACATTCATCTTCTATTTAGATCCTGGTGAACTCGTCTATGAAGATGAATTACTCAGTCCTCTTAGACGCTGGCAATTACTCAGCATGATACAGGATCACATTATTGCATCCAGGGAAGTTTGGCTGTACTTGACAGAGGATTATCTGGACTCTTGGTGGACGAAAGGAGAAGTGCTATCTACCCTTCGCTTTACTTCTCAGGGTGATTTACCAGATAAGTTAAAAATTTATGATCCTCGGATGGATGTTGTGTATCCAATTGACCTGCAACATCTGCCTAAGCTATCAGAAGATCATATAAAGCGAATGAATCTCTATCAAACCAACAGTCATCCTGATATGATGGCTCCCGAAGTATTAGATCGTAATCAATTAGTAGAAGAGGAAATATGGTCACGTATTCCTGCTATTAGAAGGCTATTTATGCTTGATGAACCTGCTTTTTCGTCAGAGTTTTGGGATTACTACATAGTACCTTGTGGATTGGAGAAAAAACGACCAACCAATCATCGAACTGTTCCGGACATACCTCAATTCTACGAAGATTTGAAAAGTATCGATATCAATGATTTCCTAAAGTTCTTTCGAGAAGGAGATCTTATTGTTTCGTTAGAACAGCTTCAGCGAGCAGCACGTGGGACAGAAACCTTAACATGTCCAAATAGTTCAACTCTGCTTATAATCTCAGAACAAAAACCGCGCTATATTTGGGTACCACAACCTTTTACAGCTAAAAAAGATGGTTTTGTGGGACGACTTAAAGAGCTTCCAGTTTTCCGATTAATTAATAGGATTTGA